The following coding sequences lie in one Prionailurus viverrinus isolate Anna chromosome X, UM_Priviv_1.0, whole genome shotgun sequence genomic window:
- the LOC125157002 gene encoding LOW QUALITY PROTEIN: uncharacterized protein LOC125157002 (The sequence of the model RefSeq protein was modified relative to this genomic sequence to represent the inferred CDS: inserted 1 base in 1 codon; substituted 5 bases at 5 genomic stop codons) — protein PFATSDLYNWKAQNPKFSEKLAGLIDLLDSVLFTHQPTWDDCQQLLQVLFTTEERERILNGARKLVPGADGNPTTNQAQIDAFFPLTRPQWDFNTAEGKERLWVYRQTLMGGLRMAARKPTNLAKVGNVQQGKDESPAAFLERIMEAFRTYTPMDPEAPESKAAVIMAFVNQSAVDIRRKLQKIDRLGEKSLQDLLVVAEKVYNNREPPEDKQACTMAAASSKQTRDVARILLATTADFPEERDRRKGTTKRGKQRLQKDQCAYCKGIGHWARDCPKRAGGKGSKTDRVKVLELDELSDXGSQGLDPLPEPRVTLKVEGTPIDFLVDTGAQHSVLRTPQGKLASKKSWVQGATGMSQYSWTTRRTVDLGMGRVSHSFMVIPECPYPLLGRDLLTKIGAQITFRQGGPQVTDGKGHPIQVLTMKLEDEYLHHQEALPREDNIDTWLQEFPSVWAETGGMGLAAHRTPVLVELKPGESPVRIKQYPMSQEAWKGIQPHIRRLRSLGVLVPCQSAWNTPLLPVKKPHTNDYXPVQDLREVNKRVVDIHPTVPNPYTLLSSLAPSRVWYTVLDLKDAFFSLPLAPQSQPLLAFEWHDPEGYSGQLTWTRLPQGFKNSPTIFDEALHEDLGEYRREHPGLTLLQYVDDILIAADTAKDCERGTQDLLATLGALGYRASAKKAQICRERVSYLGYILEGGQRRLSEARKETVLKIPTPTSRREVREFLGSAGYCRLWVPGFAEIARPLYEATKEGKTFKWAEKEETAFNQLKRALLSAPALGLPDITKPFHLFVDEQKGIAKGVLTQALGPWNRPVAYLSKKLDPVAAGWPPCLRIIAATALLVKDADKLTLGQEIWITTPQAIEGVLKQPPDRWMSNTHMTHYQSLLLNPPRVQFHPSAALNPATLLPNPDLGAPLHDCAGILEQVHGFQTDLTDRPLPDAEATWFTDGSSFVRDGHRYAGAAVVTKTDTVWAEALPSGTSAQRAELIALTKALMLGAGKRLNIYTDSRYAFATAHIHGAIYQERGLLTAEGRTIKNKQEILNLLTALWLPAKLAIIHCQGHQKADNPVARGNRKADQAAKAVALTPVPTMTIQLPDPGDPIKGWWYTPNKELLLPDQLGVSILEHMHRSTHMGARKLKDLLXHARIKIHQQDTKIEQVVSACKTCXLTNASATSNKKGTRLRGTRLGAQWEVDFTEVKPGKYGFKYLLVFTDTLSGWVEAYPTKHETAQTVAKNLLEDILPXYGFPAMVGSDNGPAFISQVTQAVAKAVGENWKLHCAYRPQSSGQVERMNRTLKETFTKLTMXTGGDWVTLLPYALYRVRNTPYTLGFTPYEIMFGRPPPVIPSLRAELIAEFKDQELFLSLSGLQRAHEDIWPHLRAIYEAGPTPTPHQYRPGDWVYVKRHHRETLELRWKGPYIVVLTTPIALKVDGIATWVHHTHAQPATERKEEWQGAGPKRRRAQRGRIPEAAKTPAPELGQAKQCCEAEAAGTCQRPTAAFAFAAAVNSLIPCLPFPSPPQSPFRSGNTIHNS, from the exons cctttcgccactagtgacctctacaattggaaagctcagaatcctaagttttccgagaaactggcagggcttattgatttattagactctgttctttttacccatcagcccacgtgggacgattgccagcagcttttgcaggttctgttcacgactgaagaaagagaaagaatcctcaatggggcccgaaaactagttccgggTGCAGatgggaatcccaccaccaaccaggctcagatagatgccttcttccccttaactcggccccagtgggatttcaacacggcagaaggtaaggagaggctctgggtctaccgccagactctaatggggggtctccgaatggctgctagaaagccaaccaatttggccaaggtaggaaatgtacaacagggaaaagatgaatctccggctgcctttttagaacggatcatggaggcattccgtacctatacccccatggatccagaggctccggaaagcaaggcagctgttatcatggcctttgtaaaccaatcggccgtagacattaggagaaaattacagaaaatagatagactaggagaaaaaagtctgcaggacttactggtggtagccgaaaaggtatataataaccgggagcctcctgaggacaagcaggcttgcaccatggcggctgccagcagtaagcagactcgagacgTGGCCAGAATACtgctagctaccactgctgacttccccgaggaacgagaccgcc gtaaaggaaccaccaagagggggaagcagaggctgcagaaggatcagtgcgcatactgcaaggggatagggcattgggcccgagattgtccgaaaagggccggcgggaagggaagcaagactgatcgagtaaaagtcctagagctggatgaactaagtgattaggggagtcagggtttggaccctctccccgaacccagggtaactcttaaagtggaggggacccctattgacttccttgtcgacactggagcacaacattcggtcctccgcaccccacaaggaaaactagctagcaagaagtcctgggtacaaggggcaactggtatgagccagtattcatggactacccgaagaacagtagatttgggaatgggccgggtatcccactcttttatggtaataccagaatgcccctacccgctgttaggacgggacttactgaccaagattggagctcagataactttcagacaaggggggcctcaggtcaccgatggcaagggccaccccatccaggtcctgaccatgaaactggaggatgaatacctccaccaccaggaggcgctcccgagagaggataatatagacacatggctacaagaattcccctcggtttgggcagagacaggggggatgGGACTAGCCGCTCATAGGACCCCAGTCttggtagagctcaagccaggagagagtccggtaaggatcaaacaataccccatgtctcaggaggcctggaaggggatccagccacacatccggagactacgaagcctaggggtactagttccttgccagtctgcctggaacacccccttactgccggtcaaaaagcctcacacaaatgactactgACCagtacaagacctccgggaagtaaataagagggtcgtggacatacacccaactgttcccaacccatatactctcttgagctccttagcgccctccagggtctggtatactgtactagatttaaaggacgccttcttcagtctgccgctggcaccccagagccaacccttgctCGCTTTTGAGTGGCATGATCCAGAGGGCTACAGTGgacaactcacctggacacggctacctcagggattcaaaaattcacccaccatcttcgacgaggcactacacgaggacctgggtgagtacagaagggagcaccctggcctcacccttctacagtatgtagatgacatcctgattgctgccgacactgccaaagactgtgagcgagggacccaggacctgctggctaccctgggggccttaggATACCGGGCATCCgcgaagaaggctcagatatgcagggagagggtaagttacctgggatatatcctggagggcggacagcggcggttatcagaagccagaaaagaaactgtcctaaagatccctactcccacctcccgaagagaagtgagggaattcctaggatcagccggctactgccgcctctgggttccaggttttgctgagatcgccaggcccctatatgaagctaccaaagaggggaaaacatttaaatgggctgaaaaagaagaaactgcctttaatcagttaaaaagggccctcctaagtgccccagccctgggcctaccggacattacgaagcccttccacctctttgtagacgaacaaaagggaatagcaaaaggagttctaactcaagccttaggcccctggaaccgtccagtggcttacctgtctaagaaactagacccagtggctgccggctggccgccatgcctaagaattattgcagcgacagcactcctagtcaaggatgcagacaaactgaccctaggacaggagatctggatcacgaccccacaagccattgaaggggtcctgaaacagcctccggatagatggatgagcaatacacatatgactcattaccagagcctcctactcaaccctccacgagtgcagttccaccccagtgcagccctcaatccCGCAACCCTGCTGCCCAaccctgacctaggtgctccactacatgactgtgcgggaatcctggaacaagtacatggattccagacggacctgaccgaccggcccctccccgatgctgaggctacttggttcactgatggcagcagctttgtgcgaGACGGACACAGGTATGCGGGTGCAGCGGTGGTCACCAAAACCGACACCGTATGGGCAGAGGCTCTACCCTCTGGAACGtcagcccagcgagcagagctcatagccctcaccaaggcgctgatgctgggagctggaaaacggctcaacatctacacagacagccgttatgcatttgccacagctcatattcatggggcaatttatcaggagagggggttactgacggcagaaggacggactataaaaaataagcaggagatacttaacctgcttacggccttatggcttcctgccaagctagccattatccactgccaagggcaccaaaaagctgataacccagtagctagaggtaatcgaaaggctgaccaggcagccaaggcagtagcccttactccagtccccaccatgaccatacaactaccagacccgggagaccca ataaagggatggtggtatacacctaacaaggaaCTCTTGTTGCCAGACCAGCTcggagtctcaatattagagcacatgcatcggtctactcacatgggggcccgaaaattaaaagacttactCTGACATGCCAgaatcaagattcaccaacaggacaccaaaatagagcaagttgtatctgcctgcaagacctgctAACTCACCAATGCGAgcgccacatcaaataaaaaaggaaccaggctcagaggcaccagactgGGAGCGCAATGGGAAGTtgacttcactgaagtcaaaccaggaaagtatggttttaaatatcttttagtatttacagacaccctctctggctgggtggaggcatacccaaccaagcatgaaacggctcagacggtggctaagaacctactagaagacatcttac agtatggttttcctgccatggtaggatcggacaatggaccagcttttatctcgcaggtaacacaggcagtagccaaggcagtgggggaaaactggaaattacattgtgcttataggccccagagctcaggacaggtagaaagaatgaatagaaccctaaaagagacctttaccaaattaaccatgtagactggcggggactgggtgactctcctaccatacgccctttaccgggttagaaacactccttacactctgggttttactccctacgagatcatgtttggcaggccaccccctgttattcccagccttagagctgaacttattgctgagtttaaagatcaagaactttttctttccttgagcgggctccagagggcgcacgaggacatttggccgcacctccgtgccatctacgaggctggcccgaccccgacacctcatcagtacaggccgggagactgggtctatgtcaagaggcaccaccgagagactCTTGAGCtgcgctggaagggaccctacatcgtggtgttGACAACCCCCATCGCTCTCAAGGTAGATggcatcgcgacctgggtccatcacacccacgcccagccagcg